One segment of Rosa chinensis cultivar Old Blush chromosome 6, RchiOBHm-V2, whole genome shotgun sequence DNA contains the following:
- the LOC112170209 gene encoding histone deacetylase 19 isoform X1: protein MDTGGNSLASGPDGVKRKVSYFYDPEVGNYYYGQGHPMKPHRIRMTHALLAHYGLLQHMQVLKPYPARDRDLCRFHADDYVAFLRSITPETQQDQLRQLKRFNVGEDCPVFDGLYSFCQTYAGGSVGGAVKLNHGICDISINWAGGLHHAKKCEASGFCYVNDIVLAILELLKQHERVLYVDIDIHHGDGVEEAFYTTDRVMTVSFHKFGDYFPGTGDIRDIGYGKGKYYSLNVPLDDGIDDESYHYLFKPLIGKVMEIFRPGAVVLQCGADSLSGDRLGCFNLSIKGHAECVRYMRSFNVPLLLLGGGGYTIRNVARCWCYETGVALGAEIEDKMPQHEYYEYFGPDYTLHVAPSNMENKNSHQLLEEIRSKLLENLSRLQHAPSVQFHERPPENELPEEDEDQDDRDERWDADSDMELDDRPIAARRVKKEIVEPEVKDPKGAVENSRGYDAGLDEITTSAKALDMGSGSMEEPSVKVEQESLNKPADQM, encoded by the exons ATGGACACCGGCGGCAACTCGCTGGCGTCGGGTCCCGACGGCGTGAAGCGCAAAGTGAGCTACTTCTACGACCCGGAAGTGGGAAATTACTATTATGGGCAGGGCCATCCGATGAAGCCCCACCGCATCAGAATGACCCACGCCCTTTTAGCCCATTACGGTCTTCTCCAGCACATGCAGGTCCTCAAACCCTACCCGGCCCGGGACCGGGACCTCTGCCGCTTCCACGCCGACGACTACGTGGCGTTTCTCCGGAGCATTACCCCCGAAACGCAGCAGGACCAGCTGAGGCAGCTCAAGAGGTTCAATGTGGGAGAGGATTGCCCTGTGTTTGATGGGTTGTACTCGTTTTGTCAGACTTATGCCGGTGGGTCTGTTGGTGGGGCTGTCAAGCTGAATCATGGGATTTGCGACATTTCGATTAATTGGGCTGGGGGGTTGCACCATGCTAAGAAGTGTGAAGCTTCTGGGTTTTGTTATGTCAATGACATTGTGCTCGCAATCTTGGAGCTGCTTAAACAACACGAG AGAGTTTTGTATGTGGACATTGATATCCACCACGGGGACGGTGTTGAGGAGGCGTTTTACACTACAGACAGGGTCATGACGGTTTCGTTTCATAAATTTGGAGACTATTTTCCAGGGACGGGGGACATTCGCGATATTGGGTACGGGAAAGGGAAGTATTACTCCCTCAATGTTCCGTTAGATGATGGAATTGATGATGAGAGCTACCATTACTTGTTCAAACCCCTCATTGGGAAGGTTATGGAGATATTTAGGCCTGGTGCTGTTGTTCTACAGTGTGGTGCTGATTCCTTATCTGGGGATAGGCTTGGTTGCTTTAATCTTTCCATCAAGGGTCATGCTGAATGTGTTAGATACATGAGATCCTTCAATGTCCCGCTTTTGCTTCTAGGCGGTGGCGGGTATACCATTCGCAATGTTGCTCGTTGCTGGTGCTACGAG ACTGGTGTTGCACTTGGAGCAGAAATTGAGGACAAAATGCCACAGCATGAGTATTATGAGTATTTTGGTCCAGACTATACTCTTCATGTTGCCCCTAGTAATATGGAAAACAAGAATTCTCATCAGTTACTGGAAGAAATACGATCGAAACTTCTTGAAAATCTCTCCAGGCTTCAGCATGCACCTAGTGTCCAATTTCATGAAAGGCCTCCTGAAAATGAGCTTCCAGAG gaAGATGAGGATCAGGATGACAGAGACGAGAGATGGGATGCCGATTCTGATATGGAGCTTGATGA CAGACCTATTGCAGCAAGAAGAGTAAAGAAAGAGATTGTTGAACCTGAGGTTAAAGATCCG AAAGGAGCTGTAGAGAATTCTAGAGGCTATGATGCAGGACTGGATGAAATTACAACAAGCGCAAAG GCTTTGGATATGGGCTCTGGGTCTATGGAGGAACCAAGTGTAAAAGTTGAACAAGAGTCTCTGAATAAGCCTGCAGATCAGATGTAA
- the LOC112170207 gene encoding chloride channel protein CLC-e, with translation MGGLHCKWRFPNTRFNRHLCRLPSSPPFPPPFSTNTPLLFSPLSQPKITTNDRTAGVGFTATNTRSRSRVLSLRPLFSLPQNQQTQQVQEDNEPNNEEEEEEDEDISQGRGNGNWTIVLSSSLVGLLTGLGVVLFNYSVHEIREVFWDGIPQRGASWLREEPITDMWQRVILVPASGGLIVAILNVLRGALDDEQGEENEEEENVLVKMGMPVSVFDSLKAASRPFLKAVAACVTLGTGNSLGPEGPSVEIGTSIARGVGSVFDRSSQRKLSLVAAGSAAGIASGFNAAVSGCFFAVESVLWPSPADSSSSSVSLTNTTSMVILSAVIASVVTQVGLGSEPAFKVPGYDFRSPSELPLYLLLGILCGLVSLTFSKCTSYMLLFVDNLQKATALPRSSFPILGGLAVGLIALAYPEILYWGFENVDILLESQPFVKGLSADLLVQLVVVKIGATSLCRASGLVGGYYAPSLFIGAATGMAYGKFIGSAVAQSNPILHLSYLEVASPQAYGLVGMAATLAGVCQVPLTAVLLLFELTQDYRIVLPLLGAVGLSSWVTSGQTRRKDASKSKTLLQGKTSAIQQPEVRFPSVSGLSSRKAFTESASNMSDLCEMESSLCIDDFDIDTEKLEKRILVSEAMRTRYVTVLMNTLLTEAVALMLAEKQPCAMIVDSDQILIGLLTLEDIQKFSNKYAKSRRQQPKELIVCEMCSSDGEVCKVPWTATPSMDLFSAQNIMNRYEVNQIPVVTEHSQDQRGHLVGLLDRECISLTCRALATRESLC, from the exons ATGGGCGGTCTCCACTGTAAATGGCGGTTCCCCAACACCCGCTTTAACCGTCATTTGTGTCGTCTACCCTCCTCccctccatttccaccaccaTTCTCAACAAACACTCCACTACTATTCTCTCCATTATCACAACCCAAAATCACTACCAACGACAGAACTGCTGGTGTTGGGTTTACAGCAACAAACACTAGAAGTAGAAGTAGAGTTCTAAGTCTCAGACCTCTGTTCTCCCTCCCTCAAaatcaacaaacccaacaagtACAAGAAGACAACGAACCaaacaatgaagaagaagaagaagaagatgaggacaTTTCCCAAGGCCGTGGCAATGGGAACTGGACAATAGTACTATCATCCAGCTTGGTTGGTCTCCTCACCGGCCTCGGTGTCGTTCTCTTCAACTACTCA GTGCATGAGATAAGAGAGGTGTTTTGGGATGGGATACCTCAAAGAGGAGCTTCATGGCTGAGAGAGGAGCCCATTACTGATATGTGGCAGCGAGTGATTTTGGTTCCGGCTTCCGGGGGTTTGATTGTGGCCATTTTGAATGTGCTTAGAGGTGCATTGGATgatgaacaaggagaagagaatgaagaagaagagaatgtaTTGGTGAAAATGGGAATGCCCGTTTCGGTTTTTGATAGCTTGAAGGCTGCGTCACGTCCATTTCTTAAGGCTGTTGCTGCTTGTGTCACTCTGGGAACTGGGAATTCTTTAGGTCCGGAAGGGCCTAGTGTTGAGATTGGGACCTCCATTGCCAGAGGTGTAGGTTCTGTGTTTGATAGAAGTTCGCAGAGAAAGCTCTCTCTTGTGGCTGCTGGATCAGCTGCTGGAATTGCTTCTG GATTCAATGCTGCTGTTTCGGGATGCTTCTTTGCGGTAGAGTCTGTCCTATGGCCATCACCAgcggattcttcttcttcatctgttTCACTTACAAATACCACTTCTATGGTCATTCTCAGTGCAGTGATAGCTTCTGTTGTTACACAAGTTGGTCTTGGTTCTGAACCAGCATTCAAGGTCCCAGGCTATGACTTCCGCTCACCTAGTG AGCTACCACTGTATCTACTTCTGGGAATTTTATGTGGCTTGGTTTCGTTAACGTTTTCCAAGTGCACATCATACATGTTGTTATTCGTTGACAACCTTCAGAAGGCCACTGCCCTGCCAAGAAGTTCGTTTCCTATACTAGGAGGCTTAGCAGTCGGGCTTATAGCATTGGCATATCCTGAAATCCTTTATTGGGGATTTGAGAATGTTGACATTTTGCTAGAATCTCAACCATTTGTGAAAGGCCTCTCAGCTGATCTCCTGGTTCAGCTGGTAGTGGTTAAGATAGGTGCAACCTCTTTGTGCCGCGCCTCTGGGTTAGTTGGAGGCTACTATGCTCCATCACTCTTCATTGGTGCAGCAACAGGAATGGCATATGGGAAATTCATTGGCTCCGCAGTTGCTCAGTCCAATCCCATACTTCACCTCTCCTACTTGGAAGTAGCATCACCACAAGCATATGGACtg GTTGGAATGGCTGCTACTCTTGCAGGAGTGTGCCAGGTACCTCTTACGGCAGTGCTGCTGCTTTTTGAATTGACACAAGATTATCGAATTGTTCTACCACTGCTTGGAGCTGTAGGGTTATCTTCATGGGTTACATCTGGACAGACAAGAAGAAAAGATGCCTCAAAGAGTAAAACACTGTTACAGGGAAAAACTAGTGCCATTCAACAACCTGAAGTACGTTTCCCTAGTGTGAGTGGGCTATCTTCTAGAAAAGCCTTCACCGAAAGTGCATCTAACATGAGTGACCTTTGTGAAATGGAAAGCTCACTCTGCATAGATGATTTTGATATTGATACGGAAAAGTTAGAAAAGAGAATACTCGTTTCAGAAGCCATGAGAACAAGATACGTGACTGTTTTGATGAACACGTTGCTTACAGAAGCAgtggctttaatgcttgcaGAAAAGCAGCCCTGTGCCATGATTGTTGATAGTGATCAGATTCTAATTGGTTTACTGACACTGGAAGACATTCAAAAGTTCAGCAATAAATACGCAAAATCAAGAAGACAACAACCCAAG GAACTTATAGTATGTGAAATGTGTTCTTCTGATGGGGAAGTATGCAAAGTACCATGGACTGCTACACCCAGTATGGATCTATTTTCTGCTCAAAATATCATGAATAGATACGAAGTGAATCAAATTCCAGTTGTTACAGAGCATTCTCAGGATCAGAGAGGGCACCTAGTTGGCCTTTTAGACAGAGAGTGTATAAGCCTAACTTGCAG GGCTCTAGCAACCAGAGAATCCCTCTGCTAG
- the LOC112170209 gene encoding histone deacetylase 19 isoform X2, with translation MDTGGNSLASGPDGVKRKVSYFYDPEVGNYYYGQGHPMKPHRIRMTHALLAHYGLLQHMQVLKPYPARDRDLCRFHADDYVAFLRSITPETQQDQLRQLKRFNVGEDCPVFDGLYSFCQTYAGGSVGGAVKLNHGICDISINWAGGLHHAKKCEASGFCYVNDIVLAILELLKQHERVLYVDIDIHHGDGVEEAFYTTDRVMTVSFHKFGDYFPGTGDIRDIGYGKGKYYSLNVPLDDGIDDESYHYLFKPLIGKVMEIFRPGAVVLQCGADSLSGDRLGCFNLSIKGHAECVRYMRSFNVPLLLLGGGGYTIRNVARCWCYETGVALGAEIEDKMPQHEYYEYFGPDYTLHVAPSNMENKNSHQLLEEIRSKLLENLSRLQHAPSVQFHERPPENELPEEDEDQDDRDERWDADSDMELDEPIAARRVKKEIVEPEVKDPKGAVENSRGYDAGLDEITTSAKALDMGSGSMEEPSVKVEQESLNKPADQM, from the exons ATGGACACCGGCGGCAACTCGCTGGCGTCGGGTCCCGACGGCGTGAAGCGCAAAGTGAGCTACTTCTACGACCCGGAAGTGGGAAATTACTATTATGGGCAGGGCCATCCGATGAAGCCCCACCGCATCAGAATGACCCACGCCCTTTTAGCCCATTACGGTCTTCTCCAGCACATGCAGGTCCTCAAACCCTACCCGGCCCGGGACCGGGACCTCTGCCGCTTCCACGCCGACGACTACGTGGCGTTTCTCCGGAGCATTACCCCCGAAACGCAGCAGGACCAGCTGAGGCAGCTCAAGAGGTTCAATGTGGGAGAGGATTGCCCTGTGTTTGATGGGTTGTACTCGTTTTGTCAGACTTATGCCGGTGGGTCTGTTGGTGGGGCTGTCAAGCTGAATCATGGGATTTGCGACATTTCGATTAATTGGGCTGGGGGGTTGCACCATGCTAAGAAGTGTGAAGCTTCTGGGTTTTGTTATGTCAATGACATTGTGCTCGCAATCTTGGAGCTGCTTAAACAACACGAG AGAGTTTTGTATGTGGACATTGATATCCACCACGGGGACGGTGTTGAGGAGGCGTTTTACACTACAGACAGGGTCATGACGGTTTCGTTTCATAAATTTGGAGACTATTTTCCAGGGACGGGGGACATTCGCGATATTGGGTACGGGAAAGGGAAGTATTACTCCCTCAATGTTCCGTTAGATGATGGAATTGATGATGAGAGCTACCATTACTTGTTCAAACCCCTCATTGGGAAGGTTATGGAGATATTTAGGCCTGGTGCTGTTGTTCTACAGTGTGGTGCTGATTCCTTATCTGGGGATAGGCTTGGTTGCTTTAATCTTTCCATCAAGGGTCATGCTGAATGTGTTAGATACATGAGATCCTTCAATGTCCCGCTTTTGCTTCTAGGCGGTGGCGGGTATACCATTCGCAATGTTGCTCGTTGCTGGTGCTACGAG ACTGGTGTTGCACTTGGAGCAGAAATTGAGGACAAAATGCCACAGCATGAGTATTATGAGTATTTTGGTCCAGACTATACTCTTCATGTTGCCCCTAGTAATATGGAAAACAAGAATTCTCATCAGTTACTGGAAGAAATACGATCGAAACTTCTTGAAAATCTCTCCAGGCTTCAGCATGCACCTAGTGTCCAATTTCATGAAAGGCCTCCTGAAAATGAGCTTCCAGAG gaAGATGAGGATCAGGATGACAGAGACGAGAGATGGGATGCCGATTCTGATATGGAGCTTGATGA ACCTATTGCAGCAAGAAGAGTAAAGAAAGAGATTGTTGAACCTGAGGTTAAAGATCCG AAAGGAGCTGTAGAGAATTCTAGAGGCTATGATGCAGGACTGGATGAAATTACAACAAGCGCAAAG GCTTTGGATATGGGCTCTGGGTCTATGGAGGAACCAAGTGTAAAAGTTGAACAAGAGTCTCTGAATAAGCCTGCAGATCAGATGTAA